A region of Streptomyces deccanensis DNA encodes the following proteins:
- a CDS encoding SGM_5486 family transporter-associated protein, with translation MPVLDPNPQNGQKKMLLVFGSFLAIFVVIGIIAAIASP, from the coding sequence ATGCCAGTGCTCGACCCGAACCCCCAGAACGGCCAGAAGAAGATGCTCCTGGTCTTCGGCTCGTTCCTCGCCATCTTCGTCGTCATCGGGATCATCGCGGCCATCGCGTCACCGTGA